CCTGGACGAGCGCGGCTTCGGCGTGCGCGCGAAGACTTCGCGTTACACCATCAACGAGAACGTGCTCGGCGTCACCGTTTCCGGCTCCGAAATCGACGAGTTCAAGGCACCCGGCCCCGAAACCTATAAGATTTGTCGCCCTCGCGCCGAGTGGCCTGCGGAGCCATTGCGCGTGCAGCTGACTTTTGAGCGCGGCGAGGCCGTAGCGATTGACGGAGTGCCTACGAGCGGCCCTGAGATTCTCAAGACTCTGAACAAAAAGTTTGGTGCGTATGGCGTTGGCCGCGGCATGTACACGGGCGATACCACGATCGGCCTCAAGGGGCGCATCGTCTTTGAGGCTCCGGGAATCGTGGCGCTGCACACCGCGCACCGCGCGCTCGAAGAAGGCGTCACCACGTCCAAGCAAAACCAGTTCAAAGAAGTTATCGCCCGCAAATGGGTTGAGCTCGCCTACCAGGGCTTCTTCTACGACCCGCTCAAATACGACCTTGAAGCCTACCTTGAGAGCTCGCAGAAGTACGTCAACGGTACCGTCACTCTGGAGACGAATGGCGGCACGGTTCATGCCGTTGAGGTGGACTCAAAGCATCTGCTTCGCGCGAAAGGCGCAGTCTACGCTCAGTCCGCCGACTGGGGCGTGGCCGAGGCCGAAGGCTTTATCAAGCTATTCGGTATGAGCAGTTCACTTCACGCGGAGATCAACCGCAAAGGTTCGAAGTGAAAGCCCTGAGGGCAAGTATTCTAGCGGGGCTGGTGTGTTTTGTGCCGGGGCAGGCCTTCGCCTGGGATTATCTCGAGCACGCCTGGCTCACCGACTACTCATGCCATCACGCGCAAGAGATGCTCGCCGAGCGCCTCGAGGCCGAGTTCGACCCGGACTTGGCCGCGCGCTACGTGGCTCTGGGTGTTGCTTGCCCTGCCGATTGGCAAAAGCCGTATTGCAAGGACGGCAGGAAGGAGGCGGTGAGCGCGATCAATCACCTGAGCCCCGAAGACCTTGAGGACGGCGTACACCCAATGTCGCTCGGGGATTATTCGGCTTTTGGGGACCACGTCTCGCGCTTTGGTCCCGTGCCTGGCATGCCGAACGCCCGCGAACATGGCCTCATTCATCACACCTTGATGTGGATGGTCTACGATGGTGCGGCGGGTGGCACCCTTGAGACCGTAGCCGAAACCGCCTGTGATACCGAGGTCGCCGAGTTCGAGCAGAATCAGGCGCAGGTCAACGCGGCGCTCAAGGATTTCAAGGCGCGTGGCGAGTGGCCCGAGATCCCGCATAAACTCTTGCATCCTGGGATAAGGGCCGCGCCCGAGCTTGGGCCGCAAGACCCTTCGGCAGCCTTTTCGTTCTACAATCCGCACTACTTGGACTTGGTCCTGAGAAACCACACGCATTTTGGCGATTTGGCGTACTCCGCGTGGACCGGCTTTCATAGCGCGGCCCTCGAGGTCTCCGGGCGCACGTGTGAGGCTTCGCTCGATTACTCGGCGGAGGAGCTCGAGGATTTGATTGAGGATATCGCAGGTTTTCAGGAGGATGTTTGGGAATCACTGAGCCCGGCCGGCCAGGTTTCTGAGGCGTGCCGACTTCTCAATCATGCGCTCTCACAGCGAATCGACGCGTGGATTCAGCGCGCGCCCGCCTCCAAGTCAGATCCTGTGAAGGAGTACTTGGCACAAGGCGTGCCAAAAGAAGTTCTGCCTGCGCTTTTCGGTTTGGTGCTTGAGGCCTCGGGCCTACACTATCTCCAAGACGGCCTTGCGTCTGGCCATATGCGCACGATCCGGAGCCGAGAGTCCTTGATCGAGGTGCGCCACGACCACGATAATGACAATTTGGAAGGCGTGGTCGCGGTGATGGATACCCGGCACCAGCGCCATTCCTATTGGGCTTTTGGCGACAAATTCCTGATTGGACCGCCGAATTCGATGCCTTGCCTCATGGACTGGGACACCTTGGACCGCGTGCTCTATCCCATCCCTGAGATGCTCACCACCTGTACGCTCCAGCACCAGCGCGGCATCCTGGCCGCGAGCACCACGGCGAGCCTTGTAGATTGGGCGCTGGGCGGCCCGGTGTATGAGGAGAGTGGGGCGTGTGGGCCGGTGGCGACCGCCGAAGGATTCATCTGCCGAGCCCTGCCGGTGCGCGCAACGCTCGTCTCGGGCCTTCAGGGCTCGCGTATGGAGCCCGAGCCGCTGGTCCACGGCACAATCCCCGTTCCGCCCAGAGATTACGCCTACGAGTCCCTGAGCATCCGTGCGGGCCTCGAAATCCCATCGAACGTGCTCCAGCTTGGCGTGTCCATCACCTTCCTCGAGCAGCTCGACTACATGGGCCACTTCCTCACAAGCTGGCGCGCAGGCCTGAGTACGACCCTCGGCGAGGGCAATGAGAACCAGTGGGTGGCCGACTATGCCTACCAATTCCACTTCAGACTTTCGGCCCGGTTCATGTTTGATGCGGCGCCCTTTGTCTTTGCCGGCCTGCGCAATATCGACGACGTGGACTTCTTCGCCGGCGTAGGCCCAAGCTTTGGCATCACCGCACTCCCAGAGGGCTGGATCAACCTCCCTCTGGAAATCGGCCTGACCTATCGCCTACCCCTGGTCATGTTTAGCTCGGAGAACGGCTTCTTCAGCGCCACAGACATCATCGATGGCCACTGGATCCAGTTCGGAATCGGGCTCGCCTACTCCCACTAACGAATGTGTGCAATCTGACGATCACTCGCGCTCTGCCCCAAGACAAAAGACAAGAACTCCTGAGCATTGTACGACTTCTCCTCTCCCATCTTTGAGGATGCCTGAATGGGGCCGCCGCCCACAATATCATATTTTGTGTAGGTAGTGGTCTTGAACTCAGGCTTAATCTGAACGATGTCTTGTGGGAGGTCCTGCCAAAACTTCTCCGGATCGATGGTCTTGTTCGCGAGTGCAGCCTCGAGCTGGTCTTTGGACATGTTTAACGCAGTTGCGGCTTTATCTAGGTCAACCTCCACAACAACTTTTGCGTCCACATCGACCCCACGACTCTTAACATTGGCAGCGAGCGTAAGGACAAAAGACACATCTCCTGCTGCCGTTGCTTCAACTTTTCCTTCAGCAGAAATCGAGCCGCTAAAACCCTTACCTCCTGCGATTTCCTCGAAGACTTTCATAGCCGTATCGAGTTGAGGGTTTTCTCGCTTCTCGGCGTAGACTTGCAACGATGGCATCAGCGAGAGTGCCGCACTCCCTTTGGCGGAGACCTCCAATGCTCCATTGATCGGATCAACGGCAACTGTTTGAGAGTAGTTAATGTCCACAATGGATAGGATTTCGGCTTCTACTGCTACCGTATTTGAAAATTTCAAAGATTTAGACTCAACCACCCCATCAATCTTTCCGTCTCGTGCCAAGCGCAGATATTGGGCAGTGGCGTCGGGTCTGGCAAGTGCTGCAGCTATTGCCGGATCCTTGATGATGAACTGCTTTTCTACGCCCAGTTCTCCGCCGACGTCTCCGTCCGCAAGGCTTTCGATTCCTGCTGCTGCCGCTGCCGCCCCATTCAACTTTAATGTAAGCTGAAATTCTCCGTTCTCTAGTTTTCTCAATTCTGTTTCGGCTTTGACTACTCCCTTGGCCCCTGCTTTGGCAGTAAACTCAGCTTCGAAGCTGATTTCCTTCTTCAGAACCTGGCCAGGTTGCATGGATTCGACGACAGATGTCGGAGGACCTAGCGCAATCCCCATCATATCCTGAACAGTGTCGGGATTTGAGAGTTCGCTAAGTGCTTCCTTGGTGTAATTGACAATTCTTTCTCCGACACCGCCGCCATCTGTTGCGACAAGGAGATAACTGGGTGGGAAAAACGTGCCGATTCCCAGCGTAATCCCGGCCCCAGCAACCTCTCCAAGCGTGTCGAGGATATCGAGTTGCTTCCTCCCGACATTAGTGTTCTTTAAGAACTCGATGTTGTTCTCGTTCTCTCGCAGAACCTCGGTCGCTGCCAGCAAAGTACCTGTGACGGCTTTGATCTGGTTTTGCGGCAAAGTCACCATTGCGAGGGTGGCATTCCAGTCAATGTCTTCGAACGAGGACGCCATTTGTGGCGCCTCGTCACCGAAATACTCTCTCAGCTTTTCGTTTGTACGGTCGGCAACTCGTTCCATCGCACCGGGTACATCGCCCAATAGCTCCAAGGGCGGCTTGCCGTTTTCAACAATCTGTTCATGGGCGTCCACCAAGACGTCGGTTAGGTCGTCAACCCCTGCAGAAATCCAGTTGTCACCGATCACGGGTATTTGCTTGACCGCGTCTGCTGCGATGTCCGCGGCTTCAAGAGCGTTGCCGACCGTGAGTCCGTCGTCGAACACGTCACCCGCCAGGTCCTTGATCCGACCCGCCGTATCGAACAACTTGTCGCTCCAACCCATTTCATCATGCGCTTTGCGCGCTTCGGCTGCGCTCGGTTTGGCTTCTTCCGCTTTAGGCGGTGTGACATCCGGCTCGATTGGTGTCGGGCAATCCGCTTGATTCGTTTGATTCGTTCCCACCTTGATTGTCATGATCCTCTCCTGTCCGTTGTTAAAGAAAAAAGTCCCTTTCTTTAATTATCGGACACTTTTCGCAAGTGTTGCGAAATTAGATCATTTTTTTCACGGAGAGGTGGGGAATCCGGCGATCAGAGTGTCGGGGAAAGTGAGAGTCTGGCTTGGGATCTGCAGATCTGCGGCATGCCAAAACTGCCCCTCTGTCGGGAAGAGTTTTGTACGCTCAGTCTCGAGCGCACCGTTCAAATAGATCCGAACCGTGGCTGTCGAGGCGCCATACCCGTTGTCCTTGTAGTAGTAGACGCCCACAGAGTAGGTGTCTGACGTAGGATTGTTATGATTGACGTTCTCAGGTCCAGCGCCGTCCGTGTCGTCAATATCCAAGCTGGGGTCGTCGTCGAGTCCAAAATTACCCCAGTCCGATGTGCGGTTTCGCCAAAAAATATCGCCTGGTTCCTGATTCCAAACGCCGGTGCTGCGTTTGTAGTGAATGTCCATATCAGTTCCCGTCGGATCAGTTTGATCGGGGTCTGATGGAGTATCCCAAACCAACTGCACGTGTACGTCTTCATCCGCTGTGGCGCGCACAAACACGTTAGCTGGAACGCAAGACTCGACGCCGTTCTCGTAGACGCGAAGCTCAAAACGGTAGGAGCCGGCGAGGTCGATGAACACGCTCGGGTTCATGACGGTGGCGTTGGGGCTCAACCTCACATTAGAGCCTGTGGGGCGTTCAAGTACCGACCACTCGTAGCTCAGCGTGCCGCCACTGCCCATGCTTCCGGCCGCGCTGAGGTTTACAGTGTCTAGCGGAATTGCCGCGATGTTGCCCGAAAAGTTCCCCGAGGTGCCCACTCGGCCGCTCGCCATAGCGGTAGGACACGTGGTGTTTGCAATGCCGGTACCGTTCAGCTGAATGGTGCGCGTTCCTGCGTTGGTCTCGATCACAATCTGAGAGCTGTACCCGAGCCCTGAGGTTGGTTTGAACTCAACGGCAAAGCTCGTGAGCAACCCATACGGCACCTCGGTTGCCAGCGGAGCACTTGCGATAAACCTGTCGCCTGCAGCTTCTACGCTATCGATGAGCAAGGTTTTGTTTCGCTCGCTACTGCAGTTTTCAATCGTCACCACTGCACGAGCCGTGGAGCCCACGGGAACATCGCCAAAGTTGATCGAGAGCGGGTCCACAAGGATGCACACGTCTGGATCAACGACGATGGTGCCGTTGTTGGTGTTGTTCGTGTTGTTGGTGTTTTGATTGTTTGTATTTGTGTTGTTGTTGGAATTTGGGTTGTTCGGGTCAACCGTCTGATTGTTGGTCTGATTGTTTGGGTCAACCGTCTGATTATTGGTTCCCTGCACGGTGCCGTTATTTGAGGCCTGATTGTTGGTCTCGTTGTTCAGGTTGTTGTCCGGCCCGTTAGTATCGGGCGCAGATTTCTTCTGCAGATCGTCACCGCAAGCCATCAAGCTCAGGCCAAGAAAAAGTATCATTAGGGAACGCATGGTCTCTCCTCCATCAAGTCGATGGTCATTTTTAGGCATCTCTATATCTCAAATCCACTGAATATGCCTGAAAGAACCTCAATGTCTCACGGGAAGCCATTGGTCACGCTATCGATGAAGGTGAGAGTCTGGCTGGGAATCTGCAGATCAGCTACATGCCAGAATGTTCCGGTGGTTTGCAGCGTCATGGTGCGCTCAGCCTCCAGAGCCCCGTTCAAGTAGATACGGACCGTGGCAATGGATGCGCCATATCCGTTGTCGGCGTAGTAATATGCCCCGATCGAATAGGTGTCATTGGTCGGATTGTTGTGGTTGATATTCTCAGGACCTGCTCCATCAGTATCGTCGATATCCAGGCTTGGGTCGTCCTCCGGCCCAGGATTTCCCCAGTCCGAAGTCTTATTCTGCCAGTAGATGTCTCCGGGCGCAGCGTTCCAAACACTGGAGCTGCGCTTGTAGTGGAGGTCCAAGTCTGTGCCAAAAGTGTCGCTCTGGTCTGTGTCAGAAGGTGTATCCCAGACCAGCTGAATGTGGACGTCTTCGTCCGCGGTGGCACGGACAAAAACGGAGGCAGGAGTACACGACTCAACGTTGTTTTCGTACACCCGGAGCTCAAAACGATAGCTACCGGCAATGTCTATGAAAACACTGGGGTTCATGACGTTAGGGTTCGGATTAAGAGTGGTGGTGGACCCTGGTGGGCGCTCGAGTACCGACCATTCGTAGCTAAGGGTTCCGCCTCCGCCCGTGCTGCCGGCTGCACTCAAGTTGACCACATCGAGCGGCAGCGCCGCAATATTGCCCGTGAAATTGCCAGAGTCTCCCACTCGCCCGCTCGCAAGAGCGATGGGGCATGTGCTGTCTACAATGCCAGTTCCGGTCAGCTGAATGCGCCTGACGCCGGCGTTGGTCACGATCACGATTTCCGAGCTGTAGGCGCGGCCTGCCGTTGGTTTGAACTCGATCGCGAAGCTCGTGAGCAACCCGAAAGGCACCTCAGTCGCCAACGGGGCGCTCGCCTCAAATCCAGCGTTGTTTGAGGACACGCTATCAATCAGCAAGGTTTTGTCTCGCTCGCTGCTGCAATTCTCCACGGTCACAACGGCTCGTGCTGTAGAGCCCGCCGGAACATCACCAAAATTGATGGATAATGGGTCCACCAGAATGCAGACGTCTGGGTCGACAACCACATTATTGATGGGGTTGTTTGGGTCGATCGGGTTGTTCGGGTCGATCGGGTTGTTCGGGTCGACCGTCTGATTGTTCGATCCTGTGGTGCCGTTGTTGGACCCTTGAGTGTTGTTCTCGTTATTGACGTCGTTGTTGGGACCGTTGGTGTTCGGCACGGACTTCTTCTGGATATCGTCGCCGCAAGCCATCAAGCTCAAACTAAGTACTAACATTACCAGTGGGCGCATCTTTCACCTCTATTCAAATCTATCCAAACATCTATTCAGCTCTGAGCCTCGTATCCACTGAAACGTTCTGAAGAAACCTAGAGTAAACGCGGGCTCTGTCCGCGTTGGTTGCACGCCAATCAAGAAATGGATTTTCGAGATTTTCGAGTGTGTTGTAGGTTTTGTGTAACTTTCCTATGCCGAGGCAATCTTGAATTTCCCCAAATTCATCTCAAGCGGACAAAGCCCGCTTGTACTTCTAATCCTTCTAGCTTCGTTCAACCTTTATGCGGCCGAATGGAAGTCCAAGGACTACCGTCTGCTCAAGGTTGAACATGGCCAGGTTGTTGAGAGCTACCTCTATCCAGCGCCCGTCAAGAATGTAGAGGTCCAGGCGGACCACATAAGCCTTGAGCTCGTCTCAAACGATGGGACCTCCCTAAAAATTCAACACGATCCGGAGTTTTTGGGTCGAGGGCCCTGGAGCTCATTCACCAAAGCACATATGGAGAGGCGCTCTGAGCTCCCAGACGCGATTCACGAGCTCGAGGCCATTGATCAGGCGGCGTGGCGTGAGGCCCTTCCGGAGCTCGTGGCTTTGCAGGTGGAAGACCCAACCGACCCGCTGCCGCCGCTCTATCGGGCGCTGGGACGCGGGATTTTGGGGGATTCCGACAAGCTTGGCGCCAACCTTGCCCGCGCAGAAGAGCTGAGCACGCATTGGGTGGATACCCTTGCGCTCTGCGGAGTGGCCGAGCGCCTTGTGGTATCCCACGGTCTTTCGGAATCGTACGCTCAGAAGGCCTGTGACAAGGTTTTGCCCGCGTTTGAGAAGAGTGGAATGCGCCCAGATTTTGTCTGGAATCTGGTAATCATGGTGGTGGTTACGCACGATTTGCGGGCGGCGATGCAAGCGGCCGTAAACGCCGGAGATGCCAAAAGTGCGGACCGAATCGCGTCCAGGTTTCATACGTTTTTCCCGGGAGCCGAGGGCTCGCCCATGGCCTGGAGGGCGCTCAGTGATTGGCTCGCCGCCAATCAGAAGCCCGAGGAAGCCAAGGTTTGGAAGGCGAGGGCGGACGAGCTCAAGGAGAGCCCGTCACATAGGCTCTTTCAAGGGCAGACCCGCAGGATAGACCTCGCGCTGCTGGTACTCTCCACGTTTGGGTTTGTGATGGTGCTCGTGGGCTTTGCGAGCGGGCGCGCGAGCGCGCTCAGGAATCCGACCCGAGAGGGTCTTAAGCGTTGGATCGTGGTGCCAAGCCTGCCCGAGGTCCTTGGAGTTTTGGTCTTCTTGGGGTTTGTAGGCTGGGCGACCCATGTGGCTACGCGTGGAGTGTCTGAGGTCGGTATCATGGCCTCAGCGCCCTTGGGGGCCATGCAGCAAGGCTATAGCGATCCCGAGGTCATCACGTGGCTCGAGGGATTGATGGCGAGCCCCGAGCGAGATGAATTCTTGAAAGTGGCTAAGGCCGAGCAGGATTCCCTTGTTAAGGGAACTCACCACACCGAAGTCCTCCCAAGTGCCGAGGCTTTTGCGAAAATGGTGCGGGCTCACGCAGACGCCACGAAGAGCTCCAACCCCTTGGCTATTTTCCAAATGGCGAGTGCTATCGATGCCCCGTCAACGGGCGAGCGGGGACTATTGGCGCAGGTGAGCGGGCCGTTCTTCTTGAGTCTTAGTGCGTTTTCGCTCCTGCTCATCTTTTTTGTACTGGGACGCCAAGCCGCGTTTGGCTTTGGTCCGAAGAGCCGCGTCTTCTACCTTGTCCCTGCATCGTCTGCCGGTGTTTTGGCAGTAGTAGTCGCCTTCCTCTTCGTAGCGCCCTTGCTCTACCTCTTGACTCCCGTGGGCTCCATCCTCACGGATATCTCCGTACCTTCGGTCAACAAGTTTTACGGGCTAGAAGGCGTGGGAATGGCGTGGGAGTCAAAGCCAGACAAACTGTGGTTCATTCTGGCTTTGATAGCCTCCCTCGCCATTCATGGGTTCACCACGTGGTCTTCGGTTCGTCGAAGTGTAGAGTGATTAGTTACAAAGCTGTTGCACGCTTGTGGTGGTGCGTGTTCCCGGGCAATTTGGTCCACTCCCGCTATACGAACAAGAAGTGTATTGAGCACTAACACCACAGGCGGGGGAAGTGCTACCTGTCCATCCGCTTTCGGGGTTTTGAAGGTTGAGCGGAGGTATGCAGCGGTTGTTTAAGGGGAGCGAAAATCCAGGCGAGCAGGGAGCATTGGGGTTAACGTTCGTATTTGTAAGAATCTTATCTACGCTTCCGTTGCAGTTGAAGTCCCGTGAGTTGGTTCCATTGGCTGGGTCGTTCATCAATCCCGTAAATCCTGTGGTTTGTCCCGGAAATGCTCTATCGTCGAACGGGCCACAATCAATATTGGACCCGCCAGGCGCAAGTGTAATCCAGACGGAGTTGTTATTCGCGCAAACTATCTCGGCCGTCTGATTGTCTGGGGTGCCGCATACATTGGTCGTCGCAGCGTTTGAGCCAGCAAAGCCATCACCGTCGCAATCGGCATAATACGTTGTCGCGTCTGTAGCGTCTTCGTCGATATCGCCATCACAATCATTGTCGATATTATCGCAAACTTCATCGGAGGACGGATTGATAGCAGGGTCCGTGTCGTTGCAGTCGTTTCCTCCCTGCGGACATACTGTCGGTGCACCGAGTACCGTAAAGCTGGCGTCGCAATAGCCGTCAGAGTCATCATTACAGCCCTCGTCGGTTTGACCATCACAATCATTGTCCTGATTGTCACAAGTGTTTTCTATGGTCTGAGGTGGGGTGCCCGCAACCGCGTTGCACACGGCAGCTCCTTGAATGCAGATGATAGCGCCGCCGCGTGAACAAACGCCAACGCCTGCACTGCACGTGCTACCTACCCCAAAACCCTCGTCAATTGCGCCATCGCAATCATTGTCGAGACCGTCGCAAGTTTCGGTTTCTGGCATCCCCGGAAGTACACTACATTCCGTAAGCGTCCCGTCAGCAGAACATACGATGGTGCCCGTATTCTCGCATGTGCCCGTACCGACAGTGCACTCATCTCCGAGGTCCTCGAAGTCCTCGTCAATCTCCCCATCACAATCATCA
This Microvenator marinus DNA region includes the following protein-coding sequences:
- a CDS encoding argininosuccinate synthase; this translates as MSKKTAVLAFSGGLDTSFCVPYLREQGYDVVTLFCDTGGVDAEEAAYIEERARELGAVEHIQSDSGQDIWDEVVVPLIRGGKFYQDQYPLLCSDRYLIVRKSLEAADARGTKFFAHGCTGMGNDQVRFDVTVRALGDYTILAPIREIQASVDNVRTYEAKYLDERGFGVRAKTSRYTINENVLGVTVSGSEIDEFKAPGPETYKICRPRAEWPAEPLRVQLTFERGEAVAIDGVPTSGPEILKTLNKKFGAYGVGRGMYTGDTTIGLKGRIVFEAPGIVALHTAHRALEEGVTTSKQNQFKEVIARKWVELAYQGFFYDPLKYDLEAYLESSQKYVNGTVTLETNGGTVHAVEVDSKHLLRAKGAVYAQSADWGVAEAEGFIKLFGMSSSLHAEINRKGSK
- a CDS encoding putative metal-binding motif-containing protein, which produces MKTNSVGTTTSTTNGTTGNTTQNTTGNTTGNTTGECVPSAGGVELCDGIDNDCDGETDEAFAELGESCGDGLGACAVEGVYVCAEDQVNVECDAPPGLAPQDEICDGIDNDCDGETDEDFETLGDACSAGEGACANDGVVACTPDGTAACNAVAGTPGGAELCNAMDDDCDGEIDEDFEDLGDECTVGTGTCENTGTIVCSADGTLTECSVLPGMPETETCDGLDNDCDGAIDEGFGVGSTCSAGVGVCSRGGAIICIQGAAVCNAVAGTPPQTIENTCDNQDNDCDGQTDEGCNDDSDGYCDASFTVLGAPTVCPQGGNDCNDTDPAINPSSDEVCDNIDNDCDGDIDEDATDATTYYADCDGDGFAGSNAATTNVCGTPDNQTAEIVCANNNSVWITLAPGGSNIDCGPFDDRAFPGQTTGFTGLMNDPANGTNSRDFNCNGSVDKILTNTNVNPNAPCSPGFSLPLNNRCIPPLNLQNPESGWTGSTSPACGVSAQYTSCSYSGSGPNCPGTRTTTSVQQLCN